In Variovorax paradoxus, a single genomic region encodes these proteins:
- a CDS encoding replication initiator protein A — protein MSSPSGAVRQEREQLDLFRALPGNMAPRDSQDLMAFPFFSLAKSRRTAPIDFQASGVTIRVEGTQEHGIATIWDADVLIWAASQIVEARDAGLRPSRLMQATPYEILRFIGRGTSLRDYQRLKAALDRLQSTTVATSIRETTGRRLHRFSWINEWKELADAKGTPLGLELILPDWFYAGVLDAALVLTIDPAYFQLTGGIERWLYRLVRKHGGRQPGGWQFDFRHLHRKSGSTAKPYDFACDLRALVARQSLPGYVLGIERLDGAELLTFRPGRPVPSAARG, from the coding sequence ATGTCCAGCCCATCCGGGGCAGTCAGGCAGGAGCGCGAACAGCTCGATCTGTTCCGCGCCTTGCCGGGCAACATGGCGCCGCGCGACAGCCAGGACCTGATGGCCTTTCCGTTCTTCTCGCTGGCAAAGTCGCGGCGCACGGCGCCCATCGACTTCCAGGCCAGCGGCGTGACGATCCGCGTGGAGGGCACGCAGGAGCACGGCATCGCCACGATTTGGGACGCGGACGTGCTGATCTGGGCGGCTTCGCAGATCGTGGAAGCCCGCGACGCGGGCTTGCGCCCGTCGCGGCTGATGCAGGCCACGCCCTACGAGATCCTGCGCTTCATCGGGCGCGGTACGTCGCTGCGAGACTACCAGCGCCTCAAGGCGGCGCTGGATCGCCTGCAATCCACGACGGTGGCCACGTCGATCCGCGAGACGACTGGGCGGCGCCTGCATCGCTTCTCGTGGATCAACGAGTGGAAGGAGCTGGCCGATGCCAAGGGCACGCCCTTGGGGCTGGAGCTGATCCTGCCGGACTGGTTCTATGCGGGCGTGCTCGATGCCGCGCTGGTGCTGACCATCGATCCGGCGTATTTCCAGCTGACGGGCGGGATCGAGCGGTGGCTGTACCGTCTGGTGCGCAAGCACGGCGGGCGACAGCCGGGCGGCTGGCAATTCGACTTCCGGCACCTGCACCGCAAGTCGGGCAGCACGGCCAAGCCCTACGACTTCGCCTGCGACCTGCGCGCCCTGGTGGCGCGGCAGTCGCTACCGGGCTACGTCCTGGGCATCGAGCGGCTGGATGGCGCCGAGCTGCTGACGTTCCGGCCAGGGCGTCCCGTGCCGTCCGCGGCACGGGGATAA
- a CDS encoding helix-turn-helix transcriptional regulator, translating to MRPAPLRPAATVSTAAAQPQRYLTNDEAADYLRLSPRTLEKQRVLGGGPKFRKFGRRVMYAVADLDAWAADRSFESTSDPEYAEQHSADSRAR from the coding sequence ATGCGTCCTGCTCCCTTGCGGCCTGCCGCTACTGTCTCGACCGCTGCCGCGCAACCGCAGCGTTATCTCACCAACGACGAGGCTGCCGATTACCTGCGGCTGTCGCCGCGCACGCTGGAAAAGCAGCGCGTGCTGGGTGGCGGCCCCAAGTTTCGCAAGTTCGGCCGCCGCGTCATGTACGCCGTGGCCGACCTCGATGCCTGGGCTGCGGATCGCAGCTTCGAGAGCACGTCCGATCCCGAATACGCCGAGCAGCACTCGGCGGACAGCCGTGCGCGCTGA
- a CDS encoding DUF2285 domain-containing protein — MAEPHHLAHWYPTAAYLYVLCLDTLALAWEYLRRHPDYRLDWLHRARRLDAAHRWGLRLLEDPALDARDAHPAWLPGHEAVVQLHPDADPPPDAAAFAFWCIPGHKQLLHDGKGLALIARSSGHCLRYALAPGLEDGMAVAYAHRGHGTTHVPDTPAPMARPRPPPAALLELHTLQALDATLAGASLRDVAEGLFGADAAAGWYSDGGLRSKVRRLVRRGDALMRGGYRRLAQLPPLEKGRFEESAKRP; from the coding sequence ATGGCCGAACCGCACCACCTCGCGCACTGGTATCCGACTGCCGCCTACCTCTACGTGCTGTGCCTGGATACGCTGGCACTGGCCTGGGAGTATCTGCGCCGCCATCCCGATTACCGGCTTGACTGGCTCCACCGTGCGCGCCGCCTCGATGCTGCGCATCGCTGGGGCTTGCGTCTGCTGGAAGACCCGGCCCTGGATGCGCGTGACGCGCATCCGGCCTGGCTGCCTGGCCATGAAGCCGTGGTGCAGCTCCACCCGGATGCCGATCCGCCGCCTGACGCTGCGGCCTTCGCCTTCTGGTGCATCCCCGGTCACAAGCAGCTGCTGCATGACGGCAAGGGCCTGGCGCTGATCGCGCGCAGTTCAGGCCATTGCCTGCGCTATGCGCTGGCGCCTGGCCTGGAGGACGGCATGGCCGTGGCTTACGCCCACCGCGGTCACGGCACCACGCATGTGCCCGACACGCCTGCGCCAATGGCGCGGCCCAGGCCACCGCCTGCGGCGCTGCTGGAGCTGCACACCCTGCAGGCGCTCGATGCGACCCTGGCGGGTGCGTCCTTACGCGACGTAGCTGAAGGCTTGTTCGGCGCGGATGCCGCAGCTGGTTGGTACAGCGACGGCGGCCTGCGCTCCAAGGTGCGCCGCCTGGTGCGGCGCGGCGATGCGCTGATGCGCGGCGGCTATCGCCGCCTAGCACAACTGCCGCCGCTTGAGAAGGGTCGTTTTGAAGAGAGCGCAAAACGACCCTGA
- a CDS encoding DUF2958 domain-containing protein, giving the protein MNRLITEDERKQLLEHGRVRAAGLANDPLPVVRLFTPDAHATWLLTSLDPVDGDTAYGLIDLGISMPELGTVKLSDLASIVGPRQQPVMRDRYFRAVRPLSEYLRLAKENGSVLD; this is encoded by the coding sequence ATGAACCGGCTCATCACCGAGGACGAGCGCAAGCAACTGCTGGAACACGGCCGGGTCCGGGCCGCTGGCTTGGCCAATGACCCGTTGCCCGTGGTGCGGTTGTTCACGCCAGATGCGCACGCCACCTGGCTGCTGACTTCGCTCGATCCCGTCGATGGCGACACGGCCTACGGCCTGATCGACCTGGGAATCAGCATGCCCGAGTTGGGGACGGTGAAACTTTCCGACCTGGCTTCCATCGTCGGGCCACGCCAGCAACCCGTCATGCGGGATCGGTATTTCCGGGCGGTGCGCCCGTTGTCGGAGTACCTGCGGCTGGCTAAGGAGAACGGTTCCGTCCTCGATTGA
- a CDS encoding helix-turn-helix domain-containing protein: MAAKHTLSEALKTIRKARGLSQEAFSDVSSRTYMSTLERDLKSPTLNKLAELCEVMEIHPLTLLTLAYAGDDLQQVDQLLAQVRQQLETVTKKSDTP; encoded by the coding sequence TTGGCAGCGAAACATACATTGTCGGAGGCACTAAAGACCATCAGGAAAGCGCGTGGATTGAGCCAGGAGGCGTTCTCCGACGTGTCCAGCCGCACCTACATGAGTACGCTGGAGCGCGACCTCAAAAGTCCGACCCTGAACAAGCTCGCCGAGCTGTGCGAGGTCATGGAGATCCACCCGCTCACGCTGCTGACGCTGGCCTATGCCGGCGACGACCTGCAGCAGGTCGATCAACTGCTGGCGCAGGTGCGCCAGCAGTTGGAGACTGTGACGAAGAAGAGTGACACGCCATAG
- a CDS encoding DUF736 domain-containing protein, translated as MANIGTFTADKDGFTGTLRTLTLNVKVKLVPNDKGDNEKAPDFRLQAASHDIGAAWKKTSEAGREYISVTLDDPSFPATVYARLIEGENGTHDLIWSRSKPQAA; from the coding sequence ATGGCCAACATCGGCACCTTCACCGCAGACAAAGACGGCTTCACCGGCACGCTTCGCACCCTGACGCTCAACGTCAAGGTCAAGCTGGTGCCCAACGACAAGGGCGACAACGAGAAGGCCCCGGACTTCCGCCTGCAGGCGGCCAGTCACGACATCGGCGCGGCGTGGAAGAAGACCAGCGAAGCTGGGCGGGAGTACATCTCTGTGACCCTGGATGATCCTTCGTTTCCGGCAACGGTCTATGCCCGGCTAATCGAAGGCGAGAACGGCACGCACGACTTGATCTGGTCGCGCAGCAAGCCCCAGGCGGCCTGA
- a CDS encoding DUF6367 family protein, protein MKLADILKDLDAEKDPDEILIEVTSEILKRCGLQITLESRWEHSGHKDWMYRVDPENPSIPLKRHIHIARSKHTSSKGMQASWNDDGSRHDRGSFNTSVGDTARVREIARSVLSLPPNVTLESADHPGVAGSWVDEVRFSTDGKVAYVSIRAL, encoded by the coding sequence ATGAAGCTTGCTGATATTTTGAAGGACCTTGACGCAGAGAAAGATCCGGACGAAATTTTGATTGAAGTCACGTCGGAAATTTTGAAGCGCTGCGGCCTGCAAATCACATTGGAAAGCCGATGGGAACATTCTGGGCATAAAGACTGGATGTACCGTGTTGACCCGGAAAATCCAAGCATTCCCTTGAAACGTCACATCCACATTGCAAGGAGCAAGCACACCAGCTCAAAAGGTATGCAGGCCTCATGGAATGACGATGGTTCTCGTCACGACAGGGGGTCTTTCAACACCTCTGTCGGTGACACGGCGCGCGTTAGGGAGATTGCGAGAAGCGTTCTGAGTCTCCCGCCAAATGTCACGCTCGAAAGCGCTGACCATCCCGGAGTTGCTGGATCTTGGGTTGACGAAGTGCGGTTTTCCACGGATGGGAAGGTTGCCTACGTTTCCATTCGCGCGCTTTAA
- a CDS encoding ParB/RepB/Spo0J family partition protein: MNAVTYIETQALDTRANVLQAADPSKHMILVPLSRLVLRPTGRNVRKAVPRMSIPELAASIQRVGLLQNLIVIPAADGLHYEVVAGGRRLAALKLLAKKHRIAKDWDVPCLQVADGTARTASLTENVQREAMHPADQFEAFAALVAEGRPIEDIAADFSVTPLVVQRRLKLANVSPRLMADYRADAVSLDQLMALSITDDHAAQESAFYDAPQWQRQPSALRERLTEREIDAYHHPLVRFVGLDSYEAASGGIRRDLFAEGDTGVYLTDAALLERLAQDKLAGIAAEVKAEGWAWADATPGVTHADLHAFQRAPRERREPNKREAQRIEKLQAKMQEVAEAVDAAVDAEDEDKADALQEEGERLGEQLQALEDGLQGYAANVKAAAGAIVTIDRNGEAVIHRGLLREAEAKALRTLEKLRLGFSGADAASDDEGEEDEAPKAAAISDRLAQRLSAHRTAALQIEVAQHPQVALAALMHGMVQTVLRGRYYGHDLPLGVRLTVQDRLEGMAPDWPESPAAVALRELQEAWSGKLPEDSAELFAALLAMEQGELVKLLAVCVASTVDVVTPRATAQQPGAELAQAVGLDMAAWWKPTAEGYFKHVPKVVVLQAVGEFAPESVNRLAKLKKADIASEAERLVNGKGWMPAIFKTEDGPEKGPQDGAEEVATEADEPTEVLAA, translated from the coding sequence ATGAACGCCGTTACCTACATCGAAACCCAAGCCCTCGACACCCGCGCCAATGTGCTGCAAGCCGCCGACCCGAGCAAGCACATGATTCTGGTTCCGCTCTCGCGGTTGGTGCTGCGTCCCACGGGCCGCAACGTGCGCAAGGCTGTCCCGCGCATGTCCATCCCTGAACTGGCCGCGTCCATTCAGCGCGTGGGCCTGCTGCAAAACCTGATCGTGATTCCCGCCGCCGATGGCCTGCATTACGAGGTGGTGGCCGGTGGGCGCAGGCTGGCCGCATTGAAGTTGCTGGCGAAAAAGCACCGCATCGCCAAGGATTGGGACGTGCCTTGCCTGCAGGTGGCCGATGGCACCGCACGCACGGCGAGCCTCACCGAGAACGTGCAGCGCGAAGCCATGCACCCGGCCGACCAGTTTGAAGCCTTCGCGGCGCTGGTGGCCGAAGGCCGACCGATTGAGGACATTGCAGCGGATTTCTCCGTCACGCCGCTGGTGGTGCAGCGCCGTTTGAAGCTGGCGAACGTCTCGCCGCGCCTGATGGCGGACTACCGGGCCGACGCCGTGAGCCTTGACCAACTGATGGCCCTTTCCATCACCGACGACCACGCCGCGCAGGAAAGCGCGTTTTACGATGCGCCGCAATGGCAACGTCAGCCGTCCGCGCTGCGCGAACGCCTCACCGAGCGCGAGATTGACGCTTACCACCATCCTCTGGTGCGCTTCGTCGGACTGGACAGCTACGAAGCCGCAAGCGGCGGCATCCGCCGCGACCTGTTCGCGGAAGGTGATACGGGCGTGTACCTGACCGACGCCGCGCTGCTGGAACGGCTGGCACAAGACAAGCTGGCGGGCATCGCCGCCGAAGTGAAGGCCGAGGGCTGGGCTTGGGCCGATGCCACGCCGGGCGTGACCCACGCTGACCTGCACGCCTTCCAGCGTGCTCCGAGAGAGCGGCGCGAACCCAACAAGCGCGAAGCGCAGCGCATCGAGAAGCTGCAAGCCAAGATGCAGGAGGTCGCCGAAGCGGTGGATGCCGCGGTGGACGCCGAGGACGAGGACAAGGCCGACGCGCTGCAAGAGGAAGGCGAGCGGCTGGGCGAGCAGTTGCAGGCGCTGGAGGATGGCTTGCAGGGATATGCCGCGAACGTGAAGGCCGCAGCCGGGGCCATCGTCACCATTGACCGCAACGGCGAGGCCGTGATTCATCGCGGGCTGCTGCGCGAGGCCGAGGCCAAGGCGCTGCGCACGCTCGAAAAGCTGCGCCTAGGGTTCAGTGGCGCGGATGCTGCCAGCGATGACGAAGGCGAGGAAGACGAAGCGCCCAAGGCCGCAGCGATTTCCGACCGGCTGGCCCAGCGCCTGAGCGCCCATCGCACCGCTGCGCTGCAAATCGAAGTGGCCCAGCATCCGCAAGTCGCACTGGCCGCGCTGATGCATGGCATGGTGCAGACCGTCTTGCGAGGCCGCTACTACGGCCACGATCTACCGCTGGGCGTGCGCCTCACGGTGCAGGACCGGCTGGAAGGCATGGCCCCGGACTGGCCGGAATCGCCTGCCGCCGTGGCACTGCGCGAATTGCAAGAGGCATGGAGCGGCAAGCTACCCGAGGACAGTGCCGAACTGTTCGCCGCGCTGCTGGCGATGGAGCAAGGCGAGTTGGTCAAGTTGCTGGCGGTGTGCGTGGCCTCGACGGTTGATGTGGTGACACCGCGCGCCACGGCGCAGCAACCCGGTGCGGAACTGGCGCAGGCCGTGGGCCTCGATATGGCCGCATGGTGGAAGCCGACCGCCGAAGGGTATTTCAAGCACGTTCCGAAGGTGGTGGTTCTGCAAGCCGTGGGCGAATTTGCGCCCGAGAGCGTCAATCGGCTGGCGAAGCTCAAGAAGGCCGACATTGCCAGCGAGGCCGAGCGGCTGGTGAACGGCAAGGGTTGGATGCCTGCCATCTTCAAGACGGAAGACGGGCCCGAGAAAGGCCCGCAGGACGGTGCGGAGGAAGTCGCCACCGAGGCGGATGAACCCACTGAAGTGTTGGCCGCTTGA
- a CDS encoding DUF932 domain-containing protein, with protein MLATRFASHSPTLRSDYPLSDDQIRRVAPSIFADAPHESRSERYAYIPTAAVLTELRKEGFQPFMVTQTRVRDEGKREHTKHMLRLRHASQINGAEANEIVLLNSHDGTSSYQMLAGQFRFVCSNGLVCGDTVADVRVPHKGDVAGLVIEGAYQVLSGFDRVRDSRDAMRAITLDDGESEVFARAALALKYDDPNKPAPVTESQILMPRRFEDRRPDLWSVFNRTQENLTKGGLHGRSSNGRRQSTRPVQGIDSDIRLNRALWLLADGMRALKA; from the coding sequence ATGCTTGCAACCCGTTTCGCCTCCCACTCCCCGACGCTGCGCAGCGACTACCCGCTGTCGGATGACCAGATTCGCAGGGTGGCCCCGTCCATCTTCGCGGATGCCCCGCATGAGAGCCGTTCCGAGCGGTACGCCTACATCCCCACGGCTGCGGTTCTGACCGAACTGCGCAAGGAGGGGTTTCAGCCCTTCATGGTGACGCAGACCCGCGTGCGCGATGAAGGCAAGCGCGAGCACACCAAACACATGCTGCGTCTGCGCCACGCCAGCCAGATCAACGGCGCGGAAGCTAACGAGATTGTGCTGCTGAACTCGCACGATGGCACGAGCAGCTATCAGATGCTGGCGGGCCAGTTCAGGTTCGTTTGCAGCAATGGCCTTGTTTGTGGTGACACGGTGGCCGATGTGCGCGTGCCCCACAAAGGCGACGTGGCCGGACTGGTGATCGAAGGCGCGTATCAGGTACTGAGCGGCTTTGACCGCGTGCGCGATTCCCGCGATGCCATGCGCGCAATCACCTTGGACGATGGTGAATCCGAAGTGTTCGCCCGCGCCGCGCTGGCACTCAAGTACGACGACCCGAACAAGCCCGCGCCCGTCACGGAATCGCAAATCCTGATGCCGCGCCGGTTTGAAGACCGCCGCCCCGACCTGTGGAGTGTGTTCAACCGCACGCAGGAGAACTTGACCAAGGGCGGATTGCATGGCCGCAGCAGCAATGGACGCCGCCAGAGCACCCGGCCCGTGCAGGGCATTGATTCCGACATTCGACTGAACCGCGCCCTGTGGCTGCTGGCCGATGGCATGCGCGCCCTCAAAGCTTAG
- a CDS encoding DUF2958 domain-containing protein yields MNHAFITDEQRIVLLANGRESLENPDFDPAPVVKLFTPDAGATWLLTEIDPDDHDHAFGLCDLGLGMPEIGWVSLSELATVRGRLGLPVERDLHFRAEKRLSAYARDARLAGRVVV; encoded by the coding sequence ATGAACCACGCATTCATCACGGACGAGCAGCGCATCGTGCTGCTGGCCAACGGCCGCGAATCCTTGGAGAACCCGGACTTCGATCCGGCCCCAGTGGTCAAGCTGTTCACGCCGGATGCCGGCGCGACCTGGCTGCTGACCGAGATTGATCCCGATGACCACGATCACGCCTTCGGTCTTTGCGACCTGGGCCTAGGGATGCCGGAAATCGGCTGGGTCAGTCTTTCCGAACTGGCGACCGTGCGCGGGCGGCTGGGCTTGCCGGTAGAGCGGGATCTGCACTTTCGTGCCGAGAAGCGGCTGAGCGCCTATGCGCGCGATGCGCGGCTGGCGGGGCGTGTCGTTGTCTGA
- a CDS encoding Mov34/MPN/PAD-1 family protein, whose amino-acid sequence MTGTIADALHQLQRHRGLIRVGEPRTTGASTEIEVDVAVQLPNRSRRNGISETGVRTVETCVLVFGSDWPLSAPEPFLRADFPLNLPHINPHRQGELVSPCLFEGSLNELLHRFGLDAVVDQLIDWLHKAAAGTLLDLEQGWEPTRRDSCPSTVVFSAEKVAAAAPADGTILVVPAGYVTIDGGLYAIINAELTAQVDPVFYQDVHNDKLGKWGNGHAAAFIARAPMTDGLPHVIGRYQPETVVDLATLLDRAAELGIDRDALAQEVDGYFGRSILDMRQDSHGWVHGLYAIVILAVQRPASLVGSPGRSVEVLPYVVRYELNAQSLLERNATVHPAFHAHALSPELLARTSGIPYAATSQPLVVLGCGSVGSKVAMQLGRAGFGSMTFVDNEPMSPHNAARHALIERASVLVPPRKSALMKTAFESLSHLQSRAFDTDAVTLLVDPEQFAATVPQDAALIVDATASLQVLAAETQSAALDQSPARLARIAMYGQGRCVAVLLEGAGRAGRVDDLTAFLFECCRFAPELRASIAGETSEPTRIFVGDNCRSLTMPMSDAVVSRSTSLAGLQLERWLVDGLPKEATLCAGISDAEGLGMAWTRASLGPTTALEVADDGGWNIRVLSPVAQAIHADALRWGALETGGALIGRISFENRTITIAGLVEAPPDSVREAARFVLGTNGLVQNLRAANAASLGYLAFIGTWHSHPKGGAHSGIDRNTLRGIAEDAGGLPAVSLVWTPTGLTCAVDRW is encoded by the coding sequence ATGACGGGCACCATCGCAGACGCACTGCATCAACTTCAGCGGCATCGAGGCCTTATCCGCGTTGGCGAGCCAAGGACAACTGGTGCATCGACGGAGATTGAAGTCGATGTTGCGGTCCAACTGCCGAACAGGTCTCGGCGCAATGGTATCTCTGAGACCGGAGTGCGCACCGTCGAGACGTGCGTGCTGGTATTCGGTAGTGACTGGCCCCTGTCTGCACCCGAGCCCTTCTTACGTGCGGACTTCCCGCTCAACTTGCCGCACATCAACCCCCATCGCCAAGGCGAGTTAGTCTCGCCGTGCCTATTCGAAGGGTCGTTGAACGAGCTGCTGCATCGGTTTGGCCTGGACGCCGTTGTCGATCAGTTGATCGACTGGCTGCACAAGGCCGCGGCCGGAACACTCCTGGACCTGGAGCAGGGGTGGGAACCAACGCGCCGAGACAGCTGTCCTTCGACCGTTGTATTCAGTGCCGAGAAGGTCGCGGCCGCCGCTCCCGCTGACGGCACGATTCTGGTGGTTCCCGCAGGCTACGTGACGATCGATGGCGGTCTGTACGCCATCATCAACGCCGAACTGACCGCACAAGTCGATCCTGTGTTTTATCAGGATGTTCACAACGACAAGCTGGGCAAATGGGGGAACGGCCATGCCGCGGCCTTCATCGCGCGCGCTCCGATGACCGACGGCCTCCCGCATGTGATCGGACGCTATCAACCAGAGACAGTTGTCGATCTCGCGACGCTGCTCGATCGAGCAGCGGAGCTTGGTATTGATCGCGACGCTTTGGCCCAGGAAGTGGACGGTTATTTCGGACGCTCAATCCTGGATATGCGACAGGACTCGCATGGCTGGGTGCATGGTTTGTACGCGATTGTGATTCTGGCTGTGCAAAGGCCAGCGTCGCTTGTGGGCTCGCCAGGGAGGAGTGTCGAGGTATTGCCCTATGTGGTGCGCTATGAACTCAACGCTCAATCGCTCCTGGAGCGTAACGCCACGGTTCACCCGGCCTTTCACGCGCATGCGTTGTCTCCTGAACTGCTGGCAAGGACGTCCGGCATTCCATACGCAGCCACATCACAGCCGCTGGTCGTGCTCGGCTGCGGAAGCGTGGGATCGAAAGTCGCGATGCAACTGGGGCGAGCGGGCTTTGGTTCGATGACTTTCGTCGACAACGAACCCATGTCGCCTCACAACGCCGCGCGGCATGCACTCATTGAGCGGGCATCAGTTCTGGTTCCGCCTCGGAAGTCGGCGCTGATGAAGACAGCCTTTGAATCGCTGTCGCATCTTCAATCGCGAGCGTTCGACACCGACGCAGTGACTCTTTTGGTCGATCCGGAACAGTTTGCGGCAACCGTTCCGCAGGATGCGGCCCTCATCGTGGATGCGACGGCGTCACTTCAGGTGCTGGCTGCAGAAACACAATCGGCAGCGTTGGATCAATCCCCAGCCCGATTGGCACGGATCGCGATGTATGGTCAGGGGCGCTGTGTGGCGGTATTGCTCGAAGGAGCTGGCCGTGCCGGCCGAGTTGACGACCTCACGGCGTTCTTGTTCGAGTGCTGCCGGTTTGCACCGGAACTGCGTGCGTCGATTGCCGGCGAGACGTCTGAGCCGACTCGGATTTTCGTGGGTGACAACTGTCGTTCGCTGACGATGCCTATGTCTGACGCCGTTGTTTCGCGGTCGACGTCACTGGCCGGCCTGCAACTGGAACGATGGCTCGTTGATGGGCTTCCGAAGGAAGCGACGCTTTGCGCCGGAATCTCAGATGCCGAAGGCCTTGGAATGGCATGGACCCGCGCCAGCCTTGGCCCGACCACTGCGCTTGAAGTCGCAGACGATGGTGGCTGGAACATTCGGGTCCTGTCCCCAGTTGCGCAAGCAATCCATGCTGATGCGCTGCGCTGGGGTGCTCTGGAAACAGGCGGCGCCTTGATCGGCCGCATCTCGTTTGAAAATCGAACCATCACCATTGCAGGCCTTGTTGAGGCACCGCCTGACAGTGTTCGAGAGGCCGCCCGCTTCGTCCTCGGAACCAACGGGCTTGTTCAAAATTTGCGCGCCGCAAACGCGGCCTCTTTGGGGTATCTCGCCTTTATAGGAACGTGGCACAGCCACCCGAAAGGCGGCGCACATTCGGGTATCGACCGAAATACATTGCGCGGCATCGCCGAGGATGCTGGCGGCCTTCCGGCCGTGTCGTTGGTATGGACTCCGACAGGACTCACGTGTGCGGTGGATCGCTGGTAG
- a CDS encoding WYL domain-containing protein, with protein sequence MQKPSFPAAEPAEPKGLSWGLESRLQFIDFRLRWERRINRMDLTEHFGISVPQASLDISKYMELAPSNLTYDRSSKTYTAAQSFHPLYQRSSAQRYLAELLATKMGIVEPTASFIGSAPETDWAPSPWRTINEQTVEAVVRAIRQQESILVSYQSMTSLDESVRLLSPHALGNDGFRWHMRAFCHKRQRFSDFVLARILRIDGFEATQVDSNQDSHWQTVLTLVLAPHPDLPAAKKRVLELDYGMEDGEVKLPCRQAFLYYTLRRLGLHTKEAPDPLAQQITLKNRDEIQPYIDALAAQA encoded by the coding sequence ATGCAAAAACCTTCCTTTCCTGCCGCCGAACCTGCTGAGCCTAAGGGGCTAAGTTGGGGGCTGGAGAGCAGACTTCAATTCATCGATTTCCGTCTGCGCTGGGAGCGGCGCATCAACCGGATGGATCTCACCGAGCACTTTGGTATTTCGGTCCCGCAGGCATCGCTGGACATTTCCAAGTACATGGAGTTGGCGCCGAGCAACCTGACTTACGACCGCAGCTCCAAGACCTACACGGCAGCGCAGAGTTTTCACCCGCTTTACCAACGAAGCTCGGCGCAACGCTATCTAGCAGAACTGCTAGCGACAAAGATGGGAATTGTCGAGCCGACGGCCAGCTTCATCGGCTCCGCGCCGGAGACAGATTGGGCCCCGTCCCCTTGGCGCACGATCAATGAGCAGACCGTCGAAGCAGTGGTGCGCGCAATCCGCCAGCAGGAATCCATTCTGGTGAGCTACCAGTCCATGACGTCGTTGGATGAATCGGTTCGCTTGCTGTCTCCCCACGCCCTTGGCAATGACGGTTTTCGCTGGCACATGCGCGCGTTTTGCCACAAGCGCCAGCGCTTCAGCGATTTCGTCCTTGCTCGAATCCTGCGCATCGATGGCTTCGAGGCGACCCAAGTGGACTCCAACCAAGATTCGCATTGGCAAACTGTATTGACGCTGGTACTTGCACCGCATCCCGATTTGCCTGCAGCCAAGAAACGAGTCTTAGAGTTGGACTACGGCATGGAAGATGGAGAGGTCAAACTTCCATGCCGCCAAGCGTTTCTGTACTACACGCTGAGACGTTTGGGTTTGCATACCAAGGAAGCACCAGACCCCCTCGCACAGCAGATCACGCTGAAAAACCGCGATGAAATCCAACCCTATATCGACGCCTTGGCGGCACAGGCCTGA